CCAGCCAACTTCCAAAATCATGATACAGAAATTCCAAGACACGCTCGAGAAAGCAGGAATCCCATCAACCGTCCGTCATACTATGGGTGATGATATCGATGCTGCTTGTGGTCAACTCGCGCTCAAGGAAGAAGGAAAATCCCTCGCGACAGAAAAAGGAAAGAGCATCACACAATAGGTGATTTATATTGATTTCCCGAGAGAAATTCTTATACTCCGAATCATGAAACTTCATATCGAATCCATCATCGACACTATAGAATCTCTCAAACAAGAGAGTAACTATCATCAGGCACGTGAGACAGCACTAGATGCACTCAAGAAACATACAGATGATTATCGTCTCTACGAAGAACTTGCCGATATTTATCTCTTCGAGAACAATCTCGAAAAAGCAGATGAAGTTCTCCAGATTGCTCGTACACTTCACCCAGAATCAGGAACAGGCATGTATCTCGATGGTTATATTGCTACTGCGAAATGAGAATTCGATCGTGCTATCGAAGCCCTAGAA
The DNA window shown above is from Candidatus Gracilibacteria bacterium and carries:
- a CDS encoding tetratricopeptide repeat protein, whose product is MKLHIESIIDTIESLKQESNYHQARETALDALKKHTDDYRLYEELADIYLFENNLEKADEVLQIARTLHPESGTGMYLDGYIATAKGEFDRAIEALETANKNLPNNAEILRNLGWAYVMKANIPKGIILLRRAHSLAPDEPMIINDLAVALMATGAEMEARNLLQKIGQEALLDSMKNAIN